A stretch of Carya illinoinensis cultivar Pawnee chromosome 14, C.illinoinensisPawnee_v1, whole genome shotgun sequence DNA encodes these proteins:
- the LOC122293300 gene encoding disease resistance-like protein DSC2 isoform X10 codes for MATQTPSSSTSEHTKIRKRGNSSCSEEDEKIITSSPTSSSTPRWKYEVFLSFYGKDTRMSFTDHLYVDLKRKGILVFRDDEALKRGKCISQELSQAIQESQSAIVIFSAKYASSEWCLRELAEIVEWEEKNDLIIIPIFYHVDPSDVRNQRGTFKEAFAAHEKDPKVDIKEIDTWRNACIKVGNLAGEHIKGDRYESTIIKEIGRRIAHELNSRFSRHDYNKLVAIDSHVDRMIELLDMESDDVRFVGIHGMGGVGKTMLAEIIYDRVSNCRFEGSSFISCIREESKARGLASLQKQLLSMIMEEKIQIWDQNHGDRMRKKILHNKKVFIVLDDVDSDEQLTALAGDRKWFGPGSRVIITCRDSHLLRRYEVNPIYKVEQLEIAEALQLFSLSAFKETHPIEDYMDLSMDFVNYAQGLPLALKVLGSFLYEREIDAWKSEKDKLKAFPNPKIMDVLQISFNGLQKSQKDLFLDMACYFRGQHGVDYIFDDDMAESFGHYRIDVDVLIEKSLLSKSEYGLLSMHDLLKEMGQEIVQRECPQEPGKRSRIFCLEDLYQVLKNDAGTDAIKGIAVYSCPEMKQRLNAKALSKMTKLRFFKFHHSQSIKWHGKPLNYMQTNELRFIEWFGYHLKSWPSSFKPKNLTVLRMYSSQIKQLWKGSMDLDNLKELDMGHSENLIETPDLSGAPNLEIIDFQNCRSLCEVHPSIKELKQLKQLSMAGTGIKHLWKGTLVVLHNLKILNLSNCNNLIETPDLTGTPNLEEINFTDCTNLREVHPSIKVLKQIQIIRIIGTGIKHLWKGTLVVLHNLKFLALSYCKNLIETPDLTGTPNLEEIYFTGCTNLCEVHPSIKVLKQIKKIMIIGTGIKQLWKGSLMDFDNLKELDMGDSENLIETSDLSGAPNPEIIDFQNCRSLCEVHPSIKELKQLKELSMIGTGIKHLWKGTLVVLHNLKILNLSDCKNLIETPDLTGTPNLEEIYFIGCTNLREVHPSIKELKQLKELSMIGTGIKHLWKGTLVVLHNLKILDLTNCKNLIELPDLTGAQNLEEIYITGCTSLCEVHPSIKVLKQIQKIIIIGTGIKQLWNGSLMDLDNLKELDMGDSENLIETPDLSGAPNLEIIDFQNCRSLCEVHPSIKELKQLKELSMIGTGIKQLWNGTLVGLDNLKILDLGDCKNLIETPDLSGTPNLEEIDFIGCTNLCEVHPSIKVLKQIQKIIMAGTGIKHLWKGTSVGLDNLKILDLGDCKNLIEIPDLTGAQNLEEIYVTGCLSFCKVHPSIKVLKQIQKIIMAGTGIKQLWEGTLVQVLQNLKILDLSNCKNLIEIPDLTGAQNLEEIYLTGCTSLCEDHRSMKVLKQRQKIKMVG; via the exons ATGGCCACTCAAACACCCTCTTCATCTACTTCCGAACATACTAAGATAAGAAAAAGAGGCAATTCATCTTGTTcggaagaagatgaaaaaatcaTAACCTCTTCCCCAACTTCTTCCTCGACTCCTCGATGGAAATATGAAGTTTTCCTTAGTTTCTATGGCAAAGACACTCGCATGAGCTTTACGGATCATCTATATGTTGATTTAAAACGGAAAGGTATTCTCGTCTTTAGGGATGATGAAGCACTCAAGCGAGGAAAATGCATTTCTCAAGAGCTTTCGCAAGCAATTCAAGAATCTCAATCTGCCATAGTCATTTTTTCAGCAAAGTATGCTTCTTCCGAATGGTGCCTTAGGGAACTTGCCGAGATCGTTGAATGGGAGGAAAAGAATGATCTCATAATTATTCCTATTTTCTACCATGTGGATCCTTCAGACGTAAGAAATCAAAGAGGGACTTTTAAAGAAGCTTTCGCTGCACATGAAAAAGATCCCAAGGTAGACATCAAAGAGATTGATACGTGGAGAAATGCTTGCATAAAAGTCGGTAATCTTGCCGGAGAGCACATAAAGGGGGACAG GTACGAATCAACAATTATAAAAGAAATCGGTAGACGTATAGCTCATGAGTTGAATTCTAGATTCTCACGTCATGATTACAATAAACTTGTTGCAATAGACTCCCATGTAGACAGAATGATAGAGTTACTGGATATGGAATCAGATGATGTTCGCTTTGTAGGAATTCATGGGATGGGTGGCGTTGGTAAGACAATGCTGGctgaaataatttatgatagAGTTTCTAATTGTCGATTTGAAGGAAGCAGCTTTATTTCTTGCATTAGAGAAGAATCTAAAGCTCGTGGTCTAGCTTCTTTACAAAAACAACTTCTTTCTATGATCATGgaagaaaaaatacaaatatggGATCAAAACCATGGAGATCGGATGAGAAAGAAGATCCTGCATAATAAAAAGGTTTTTATCGTCCTTGATGATGTGGATAGTGACGAGCAACTAACGGCATTAGCAGGGGATCGGAAATGGTTTGGTCCAGGGAGTAGGGTGATCATAACATGCAGAGATAGTCATCTATTGAGAAGATATGAAGTGAATCCTATCTATAAGGTTGAGCAGCTTGAAATAGCAGAAGCTTTGCAACTCTTTAGTTTGTCAGCCTTCAAGGAAACCCATCCAATAGAGGATTACATGGATCTATCTATGGATTTTGTAAATTATGCTCAAGGCCTTCCTTTGGCTCTTAAAGTTTTGGGTTCCTTCCTatatgagagagaaatagatgCGTGGAAAAGTGAGAAAGATAAACTAAAAGCATTTCCGAATCCAAAAATTATGGATGTACTTCAAATAAGTTTTAATGGGCTGCAGAAATCACAAAAAGACTTATTTTTGGATATGGCGTGTTATTTCCGAGGACAGCATGGGGTGGATTACATATTTGATGATGACATGGCAGAAAGTTTTGGTCATTATCGCATTGATGTTGACGTTCTCATTGAGAAGTCCCTCTTAAGCAAATCAGAATATGGATTGTtgtccatgcatgatttgctaAAAGAAATGGGCCAGGAAATAGTTCAGCGTGAATGCCCTCAAGAACCAGGAAAACGTAGTAGAATCTTTTGCTTGGAGGATCTATATCAAGTATTGAAGAATGATGCT GGAACTGATGCAATTAAAGGCATAGCCGTGTATTCTTGTCCTGAAATGAAACAGAGACTCAATGCCAAAGCATTGTCAAAAATGacaaaattgagattttttaaattccaTCATTCTCAATCTATAAAATGGCATGGAAAACCTTTAAACTACATGCAAACCAATGAGTTGCGATTCATAGAGTGGTTTGGATATCATTTGAAATCTTGGCCGAGCAGTTTCAAACCAAAAAATCTTACTGTACTAAGGATGTATTCCAGCCAGATCAAACAATTATGGAAGGGGTCGATG GATTTAGACAATTTGAAGGAATTAGATATGGGTCATTCTGAGAATTTGATTGAAACTCCAGATTTGAGTGGAGCCCCAAATCTTGAGATAATAGACTTTCAAAATTGTAGAAGTTTATGCGAGGTCCACCCATCCATTAAAGAGCTCAAACAACTAAAACAATTATCCATGGCTGGCACAGGAATCAAACACCTATGGAAGGGGACGTTGGTG GTTTTACACAATTTGAAGATCTTAAATTTGAGTAATTGTAACAACTTGATTGAAACACCAGATTTGACAGGAACTCCAAATCTTGAGGAAATAAACTTTACAGATTGTACAAACTTGCGTGAGGTCCACCCATCCATCAAAGTGCTCAAGCAAATACAAATAATAAGGATAATTGGCACTGGAATCAAACACCTATGGAAGGGGACGTTGGTG GTTTTACACAATTTGAAGTTCTTAGCTTTGAGTTATTGTAAAAACTTGATTGAAACACCAGATTTGACAGGAACTCCAAATCTTGAGGAAATATACTTTACAGGTTGTACAAACTTGTGTGAGGTCCACCCATCCATCAAAGTgctcaaacaaattaaaaaaataatgataattggCACTGGAATCAAACAACTATGGAAGGGGTCGTTAATG GATTTTGACAATTTGAAGGAATTAGATATGGGTGATTCTGAGAATTTGATTGAAACTTCAGATTTGAGTGGAGCCCCAAATCCTGAGATAATAGACTTTCAAAATTGTAGAAGTTTATGTGAGGTCCACCCATCCATTAAAGAGctcaaacaactaaaagaattaTCCATGATtggcaccggaatcaaacaccTATGGAAGGGGACGTTGGTG GTTTTACACAATTTGAAGATCTTAAATTTGAGTGATTGTAAAAACTTGATTGAAACACCAGATTTGACAGGAACTCCAAATCTTGAGGAAATATACTTTATAGGTTGTACAAACTTGCGTGAGGTCCACCCATCCATTAAAGAGctcaaacaactaaaagaattaTCCATGATtggcaccggaatcaaacaccTATGGAAGGGGACGTTGGTG GTTTTACACAATTTGAAGATCTTAGATCTGACTAATTGTAAGAACTTGATTGAACTACCAGATTTGACAGGAGCCCAAAATCTTGAGGAAATATACATTACAGGTTGTACAAGCTTGTGTGAGGTCCACCCATCCATCAAAGTGCtcaaacaaattcaaaaaataataataattggcaCTGGAATCAAACAACTATGGAATGGGTCGTTAATG GATTTAGACAATTTGAAGGAATTAGATATGGGTGATTCTGAGAATTTGATTGAAACTCCAGATTTGAGTGGAGCCCCAAATCTTGAGATAATAGACTTTCAAAATTGTAGAAGTTTATGTGAGGTCCACCCATCCATTAAAGAGctcaaacaactaaaagaattaTCCATGATtggcaccggaatcaaacaactaTGGAATGGGACGTTGGTG GGTTTAGACAATTTGAAGATCTTAGATCTGGGTGATTGTAAGAACTTGATTGAAACACCAGATTTGTCAGGAACCCCAAATCTTGAGGAAATAGACTTTATAGGTTGTACAAACTTGTGTGAGGTCCACCCATCCATCAAAGTGCTCAAGCAAATACAGAAAATAATAATGGCTGGCACAGGAATCAAACACCTATGGAAGGGGACGTCAGTG GGTTTAGACAATTTAAAGATCTTAGATCTGGGTGATTGTAAGAACTTGATTGAAATACCAGATTTGACAGGTGCCCAAAATCTTGAGGAAATATACGTTACAGGTTGTCTAAGCTTTTGTAAGGTCCACCCATCCATCAAAGTGCtcaaacaaattcaaaaaataataatggctGGCACTGGAATCAAACAACTATGGGAGGGGACGTTGGTG CAGGTTTTACAGAATTTGAAGATCTTAGATTTGAGTAATTGTAAGAACTTGATTGAAATACCAGATTTGACAGGAGCCCAAAATCTTGAGGAAATATACTTAACAGGTTGTACAAGCCTGTGTGAGGACCACCGATCCATGAAAGTTCTCAagcaaagacaaaaaataaaaatggttggCTAA
- the LOC122293300 gene encoding disease resistance protein RPV1-like isoform X4, which yields MATQTPSSSTSEHTKIRKRGNSSCSEEDEKIITSSPTSSSTPRWKYEVFLSFYGKDTRMSFTDHLYVDLKRKGILVFRDDEALKRGKCISQELSQAIQESQSAIVIFSAKYASSEWCLRELAEIVEWEEKNDLIIIPIFYHVDPSDVRNQRGTFKEAFAAHEKDPKVDIKEIDTWRNACIKVGNLAGEHIKGDRYESTIIKEIGRRIAHELNSRFSRHDYNKLVAIDSHVDRMIELLDMESDDVRFVGIHGMGGVGKTMLAEIIYDRVSNCRFEGSSFISCIREESKARGLASLQKQLLSMIMEEKIQIWDQNHGDRMRKKILHNKKVFIVLDDVDSDEQLTALAGDRKWFGPGSRVIITCRDSHLLRRYEVNPIYKVEQLEIAEALQLFSLSAFKETHPIEDYMDLSMDFVNYAQGLPLALKVLGSFLYEREIDAWKSEKDKLKAFPNPKIMDVLQISFNGLQKSQKDLFLDMACYFRGQHGVDYIFDDDMAESFGHYRIDVDVLIEKSLLSKSEYGLLSMHDLLKEMGQEIVQRECPQEPGKRSRIFCLEDLYQVLKNDAGTDAIKGIAVYSCPEMKQRLNAKALSKMTKLRFFKFHHSQSIKWHGKPLNYMQTNELRFIEWFGYHLKSWPSSFKPKNLTVLRMYSSQIKQLWKGSMDLDNLKELDMGHSENLIETPDLSGAPNLEIIDFQNCRSLCEVHPSIKELKQLKQLSMAGTGIKHLWKGTLVVLHNLKFLALSYCKNLIETPDLTGTPNLEEIYFTGCTNLCEVHPSIKVLKQIKKIMIIGTGIKQLWKGSLMDLDNLKKLDMGHSENLIETPDLSGAPNLEIIDFQNCRSLCEVHPSIKELKQLKQLSMAGTGIKHLWKGTLVVLHNLKILNLSNCKNLIETPDLTRTPNLEEIDFTGCTNLCEVHPSIKVLKQIKKIMIIGTGIKQLWKGSLMVLHNLKKLHMGDSENLIETPDLSGAPNLEIIYFQNCRSLCEVHPSIKELKQLKELSMIGTGIKHLWKGTLVVLHNLKILALSYCKNLIETPDLTGTPNLEEIYFTGCTNLCEVHPSIKVLKQIKKIMIIGTGIKQLWKGSLMDFDNLKELDMGDSENLIETSDLSGAPNPEIIDFQNCRSLCEVHPSIKELKQLKELSMIGTGIKHLWKGTLVVLHNLKILNLSDCKNLIETPDLTGTPNLEEIYFIGCTNLREVHPSIKELKQLKELSMIGTGIKHLWKGTLVVLHNLKILDLTNCKNLIELPDLTGAQNLEEIYITGCTSLCEVHPSIKVLKQIQKIIIIGTGIKQLWNGSLMDLDNLKELDMGDSENLIETPDLSGAPNLEIIDFQNCRSLCEVHPSIKELKQLKELSMIGTGIKQLWNGTLVGLDNLKILDLGDCKNLIETPDLSGTPNLEEIDFIGCTNLCEVHPSIKVLKQIQKIIMAGTGIKHLWKGTSVGLDNLKILDLGDCKNLIEIPDLTGAQNLEEIYVTGCLSFCKVHPSIKVLKQIQKIIMAGTGIKQLWEGTLVQVLQNLKILDLSNCKNLIEIPDLTGAQNLEEIYLTGCTSLCEDHRSMKVLKQRQKIKMVG from the exons ATGGCCACTCAAACACCCTCTTCATCTACTTCCGAACATACTAAGATAAGAAAAAGAGGCAATTCATCTTGTTcggaagaagatgaaaaaatcaTAACCTCTTCCCCAACTTCTTCCTCGACTCCTCGATGGAAATATGAAGTTTTCCTTAGTTTCTATGGCAAAGACACTCGCATGAGCTTTACGGATCATCTATATGTTGATTTAAAACGGAAAGGTATTCTCGTCTTTAGGGATGATGAAGCACTCAAGCGAGGAAAATGCATTTCTCAAGAGCTTTCGCAAGCAATTCAAGAATCTCAATCTGCCATAGTCATTTTTTCAGCAAAGTATGCTTCTTCCGAATGGTGCCTTAGGGAACTTGCCGAGATCGTTGAATGGGAGGAAAAGAATGATCTCATAATTATTCCTATTTTCTACCATGTGGATCCTTCAGACGTAAGAAATCAAAGAGGGACTTTTAAAGAAGCTTTCGCTGCACATGAAAAAGATCCCAAGGTAGACATCAAAGAGATTGATACGTGGAGAAATGCTTGCATAAAAGTCGGTAATCTTGCCGGAGAGCACATAAAGGGGGACAG GTACGAATCAACAATTATAAAAGAAATCGGTAGACGTATAGCTCATGAGTTGAATTCTAGATTCTCACGTCATGATTACAATAAACTTGTTGCAATAGACTCCCATGTAGACAGAATGATAGAGTTACTGGATATGGAATCAGATGATGTTCGCTTTGTAGGAATTCATGGGATGGGTGGCGTTGGTAAGACAATGCTGGctgaaataatttatgatagAGTTTCTAATTGTCGATTTGAAGGAAGCAGCTTTATTTCTTGCATTAGAGAAGAATCTAAAGCTCGTGGTCTAGCTTCTTTACAAAAACAACTTCTTTCTATGATCATGgaagaaaaaatacaaatatggGATCAAAACCATGGAGATCGGATGAGAAAGAAGATCCTGCATAATAAAAAGGTTTTTATCGTCCTTGATGATGTGGATAGTGACGAGCAACTAACGGCATTAGCAGGGGATCGGAAATGGTTTGGTCCAGGGAGTAGGGTGATCATAACATGCAGAGATAGTCATCTATTGAGAAGATATGAAGTGAATCCTATCTATAAGGTTGAGCAGCTTGAAATAGCAGAAGCTTTGCAACTCTTTAGTTTGTCAGCCTTCAAGGAAACCCATCCAATAGAGGATTACATGGATCTATCTATGGATTTTGTAAATTATGCTCAAGGCCTTCCTTTGGCTCTTAAAGTTTTGGGTTCCTTCCTatatgagagagaaatagatgCGTGGAAAAGTGAGAAAGATAAACTAAAAGCATTTCCGAATCCAAAAATTATGGATGTACTTCAAATAAGTTTTAATGGGCTGCAGAAATCACAAAAAGACTTATTTTTGGATATGGCGTGTTATTTCCGAGGACAGCATGGGGTGGATTACATATTTGATGATGACATGGCAGAAAGTTTTGGTCATTATCGCATTGATGTTGACGTTCTCATTGAGAAGTCCCTCTTAAGCAAATCAGAATATGGATTGTtgtccatgcatgatttgctaAAAGAAATGGGCCAGGAAATAGTTCAGCGTGAATGCCCTCAAGAACCAGGAAAACGTAGTAGAATCTTTTGCTTGGAGGATCTATATCAAGTATTGAAGAATGATGCT GGAACTGATGCAATTAAAGGCATAGCCGTGTATTCTTGTCCTGAAATGAAACAGAGACTCAATGCCAAAGCATTGTCAAAAATGacaaaattgagattttttaaattccaTCATTCTCAATCTATAAAATGGCATGGAAAACCTTTAAACTACATGCAAACCAATGAGTTGCGATTCATAGAGTGGTTTGGATATCATTTGAAATCTTGGCCGAGCAGTTTCAAACCAAAAAATCTTACTGTACTAAGGATGTATTCCAGCCAGATCAAACAATTATGGAAGGGGTCGATG GATTTAGACAATTTGAAGGAATTAGATATGGGTCATTCTGAGAATTTGATTGAAACTCCAGATTTGAGTGGAGCCCCAAATCTTGAGATAATAGACTTTCAAAATTGTAGAAGTTTATGCGAGGTCCACCCATCCATTAAAGAGCTCAAACAACTAAAACAATTATCCATGGCTGGCACAGGAATCAAACACCTATGGAAGGGGACGTTGGTG GTTTTACACAATTTGAAGTTCTTAGCTTTGAGTTATTGTAAAAACTTGATTGAAACACCAGATTTGACAGGAACTCCAAATCTTGAGGAAATATACTTTACAGGTTGTACAAACTTGTGTGAGGTCCACCCATCCATCAAAGTgctcaaacaaattaaaaaaataatgataattggCACTGGAATCAAACAACTATGGAAGGGGTCGTTAATG GATTTAGacaatttgaagaaattagataTGGGTCATTCTGAGAATTTGATTGAAACTCCAGATTTGAGTGGAGCCCCAAATCTTGAGATAATAGACTTTCAAAATTGTAGAAGTTTATGCGAGGTCCACCCATCCATTAAAGAGCTCAAACAACTAAAACAATTATCCATGGCTGGCACAGGAATCAAACACCTATGGAAGGGGACGTTGGTG GTTTTACACAATTTGAAGATCTTAAATTTGAGTAATTGTAAAAACTTGATTGAAACACCAGATTTGACAAGAACTCCAAATCTTGAGGAAATAGACTTTACAGGTTGTACAAACTTGTGTGAGGTCCACCCATCCATCAAAGTgctcaaacaaattaaaaaaataatgataattggCACTGGAATCAAACAACTATGGAAGGGGTCGTTAATG GTTTTACacaatttgaagaaattacatATGGGTGATTCTGAGAATTTGATTGAAACTCCAGATTTGAGTGGAGCCCCAAATCTTGAGATAATATACTTTCAAAATTGTAGAAGTTTATGTGAGGTCCACCCATCCATTAAAGAGctcaaacaactaaaagaattaTCCATGATtggcaccggaatcaaacaccTATGGAAGGGGACGTTGGTG GTTTTACACAATTTAAAGATCTTAGCTTTGAGTTATTGTAAAAACTTGATTGAAACACCAGATTTGACAGGAACTCCAAATCTTGAGGAAATATACTTTACAGGTTGTACAAACTTGTGTGAGGTCCACCCATCCATCAAAGTgctcaaacaaattaaaaaaataatgataattggCACTGGAATCAAACAACTATGGAAGGGGTCGTTAATG GATTTTGACAATTTGAAGGAATTAGATATGGGTGATTCTGAGAATTTGATTGAAACTTCAGATTTGAGTGGAGCCCCAAATCCTGAGATAATAGACTTTCAAAATTGTAGAAGTTTATGTGAGGTCCACCCATCCATTAAAGAGctcaaacaactaaaagaattaTCCATGATtggcaccggaatcaaacaccTATGGAAGGGGACGTTGGTG GTTTTACACAATTTGAAGATCTTAAATTTGAGTGATTGTAAAAACTTGATTGAAACACCAGATTTGACAGGAACTCCAAATCTTGAGGAAATATACTTTATAGGTTGTACAAACTTGCGTGAGGTCCACCCATCCATTAAAGAGctcaaacaactaaaagaattaTCCATGATtggcaccggaatcaaacaccTATGGAAGGGGACGTTGGTG GTTTTACACAATTTGAAGATCTTAGATCTGACTAATTGTAAGAACTTGATTGAACTACCAGATTTGACAGGAGCCCAAAATCTTGAGGAAATATACATTACAGGTTGTACAAGCTTGTGTGAGGTCCACCCATCCATCAAAGTGCtcaaacaaattcaaaaaataataataattggcaCTGGAATCAAACAACTATGGAATGGGTCGTTAATG GATTTAGACAATTTGAAGGAATTAGATATGGGTGATTCTGAGAATTTGATTGAAACTCCAGATTTGAGTGGAGCCCCAAATCTTGAGATAATAGACTTTCAAAATTGTAGAAGTTTATGTGAGGTCCACCCATCCATTAAAGAGctcaaacaactaaaagaattaTCCATGATtggcaccggaatcaaacaactaTGGAATGGGACGTTGGTG GGTTTAGACAATTTGAAGATCTTAGATCTGGGTGATTGTAAGAACTTGATTGAAACACCAGATTTGTCAGGAACCCCAAATCTTGAGGAAATAGACTTTATAGGTTGTACAAACTTGTGTGAGGTCCACCCATCCATCAAAGTGCTCAAGCAAATACAGAAAATAATAATGGCTGGCACAGGAATCAAACACCTATGGAAGGGGACGTCAGTG GGTTTAGACAATTTAAAGATCTTAGATCTGGGTGATTGTAAGAACTTGATTGAAATACCAGATTTGACAGGTGCCCAAAATCTTGAGGAAATATACGTTACAGGTTGTCTAAGCTTTTGTAAGGTCCACCCATCCATCAAAGTGCtcaaacaaattcaaaaaataataatggctGGCACTGGAATCAAACAACTATGGGAGGGGACGTTGGTG CAGGTTTTACAGAATTTGAAGATCTTAGATTTGAGTAATTGTAAGAACTTGATTGAAATACCAGATTTGACAGGAGCCCAAAATCTTGAGGAAATATACTTAACAGGTTGTACAAGCCTGTGTGAGGACCACCGATCCATGAAAGTTCTCAagcaaagacaaaaaataaaaatggttggCTAA